The following are encoded in a window of Spirochaetaceae bacterium genomic DNA:
- a CDS encoding ABC transporter permease, translating to MGDFLSRLVREKPLGAFGGIVVLLLLFTGIFADVLAPFPMSEPHMTDRLTGPSGKYLLGTDQLGRDVLSRIIYGARVSLVVGLAATSINMVVALLIGTTTGFFGGKLDMVVQRFVDAWMAFPGLLILITVMSLVGQGLLQTILVLGISGGIGGSRIARSAVIGIRENMYLQAAEAFGASATRTIFRHVLPNIMAPMIITFTVTIGGVIMAEASLSFLGFGLPPDVATWGGMLSNDGRRFMELAPWLAIWPGLALTIVVYSLNMLGDALRDLLDPRLKGGVGRLGADNRAKSGY from the coding sequence ATGGGTGACTTCCTGTCGAGGCTGGTCCGGGAGAAGCCGCTGGGCGCGTTCGGCGGGATCGTCGTGCTGCTGCTGCTGTTCACCGGTATCTTCGCCGACGTCCTGGCGCCCTTTCCGATGAGTGAGCCCCACATGACGGACCGGCTCACCGGGCCGTCAGGGAAATACCTGCTGGGTACCGACCAACTGGGGCGAGACGTGCTCAGCCGAATCATCTACGGGGCGCGCGTTTCGCTCGTCGTCGGCCTGGCAGCAACCAGTATCAACATGGTGGTAGCGCTGCTGATCGGCACGACCACCGGATTCTTCGGCGGCAAGCTCGATATGGTGGTGCAGCGGTTCGTCGACGCCTGGATGGCGTTCCCGGGGCTCCTGATTTTGATCACGGTGATGTCGCTGGTCGGCCAGGGTCTGCTGCAGACCATACTGGTGCTGGGCATCAGCGGCGGCATTGGTGGCTCGCGCATCGCGCGCAGCGCCGTCATCGGCATCAGGGAGAACATGTATCTGCAGGCGGCCGAGGCGTTTGGCGCGAGCGCGACCAGGACCATCTTCCGCCATGTACTGCCCAACATCATGGCGCCCATGATCATCACCTTCACCGTGACCATTGGCGGCGTCATCATGGCCGAGGCTTCGCTGAGCTTCCTCGGTTTCGGTCTTCCCCCGGATGTCGCCACCTGGGGTGGCATGCTGAGCAACGACGGGCGCCGGTTCATGGAGTTGGCGCCATGGCTGGCCATCTGGCCGGGCCTTGCTCTGACCATCGTGGTGTACAGTCTGAATATGCTCGGCGATGCGCTCAGAGACCTGCTCGACCCCCGGCTGAAGGGCGGTGTGGGTCGTCTCGGCGCCGACAATCGCGCCAAGTCGGGCTACTAG